A stretch of Brassica napus cultivar Da-Ae chromosome C6, Da-Ae, whole genome shotgun sequence DNA encodes these proteins:
- the LOC106406032 gene encoding putative 1-phosphatidylinositol-3-phosphate 5-kinase FAB1C — MGIPDASLLDLLKSWITSDSNQSPLCYFETTMPILSKTCNDCGTNLHCGYCCLACGHSWCKSCYSDSDSEERPEDLKKLCRECDGEVLELRGKSYDKVHPGDSPESENSSLEIRDCRNIASIRCYPSRGEEEEEGRNCGKSPLSEYYQDSSDVESASVSASRHEHFSCKSSAGSSPHDSPLRNNFSPLGRFVQHAKDLSPTKPDQSQEEDTLQEPLDFENNGRIWYPPPPEDENDDAESNYFAYDEDDDDDDVGETATEFSLSSSFASHAPKLGDNSNEPLRTVVHDHFRALVAELLRGEELTPCDDEGSAGDWLDIVTALAWQAATFVKPDTRAGGSMDPGSYVKIKCVASGNQNESILIRGIVCSKNITHKRMTSQYKHPRLLLLAGSLEYQRVEGQLASFNTLLQQENDHLKAIIAKIDSLHPNVLLVEKSVSSYAQQYLLEKDISLVLNVKRSLLDQIARCTGAVVCPSVDRISTAKLGHCEVFRTEKVLEQHEAGRKPSRTLMYFEGCPKRLGCTVVLKGSCREELKKVKHVIQYAVFAAYHLSLETSFLADEGASLPKIRLKQQPGMVRSASDRRMIDDGISLVTHSPTEKDLQALIDTAGQEEDENTTLVPENEDFDPTLLFSSMKSCEADTEQCDALNGDLPDSLVIRSYSSTDLHGEVTQQLRGEEENLDEDDMSSEYFSAADSHQSILVSFSSRCVLKGSVCERSRLLRIKFYGSFDKPLGKYLKDDLFDQTSSCRTCKELVDAHVLCYSHQNGNLTINVRRHSSMKLPGEQDGKIWMWHRCLRCAHVDGVPPATRRVVMSDAAWGLSFGKFLELSFSNHATANRVASCGHSLQRDCLRFYGFGNMVAFFRYSPINILTVFLPPSMLEFNSHPQPEWIRTEAAELMGKMRTMYEEVSGMIKRMEEKSSLLAPEQPGASELQSRIMGLKDQLVKEKDEYDDALQPIFEESLRNQGSLDILELNRLRRALMIGSHAWDHQLYLLSSQLKKASDGQRLEMQEPPKTDQEGADEVEGRAHSDGEANGDDNKLSPGSSLSERIDSAWLGSFQTDSSAVSSPLRRLAKPIRVQSFDSAMRFQERIQKGLPPSSLYLSGIRSFHASGEYRNMVRDPVSNVMRTYSQMLPLEVQKLDLIVGSAPTYISSASQMADGARMLIPQRGLNDIVVPVYDDDPASVVSYALNSKEYKEWVVNRGIANSSSSSNKESEPSTFSTWRSLGSMDVDYIHHAVYGSSQDDKKSPHLTISFSDRSSSSSGANEGKVKFSVTCYFAKQFDALRKTCCPTEVDFVRSLSRCQRWCAQGGKSNVYFAKSLDERFIIKQVVKTELDSFEDFATEYFKYMKESLSSGSPTCLAKILGIYQVSIKHSKGGKETKMDLMVMENLFYNRRISRIYDLKGSARSRYNPNTSGVLLDMNLLEALRTEPIFLGSKAKRSLERAIWNDTSFLATVDVMDYSLLVGFDEDRKELVLGIIDFMRQYTWDKHLETWVKASGILGGPKNAAPTIISPKQYKKRFRKAMTTYFLTVPEPWNS; from the exons ATGGGAATACCTGATGCTTCACTGCTAGATCTACTCAAGTCTTGGATAACTTCAGATTCAAACCAATCTCCTTTGTGCTACTTTGAAACAACCATGCCTATCCTTTCCAAAACCTGCAATGACTGTGGAACCAACCTCCACTGTGGCTACTGCTGCCTGGCCTGTGGCCATTCCTGGTGCAAGAGCTGCTACTCTGATTCTGACTCAGAGGAGAGACCAGAAGATCTCAAGAAGCTGTGCAGAGAATGTGATGGTGAGGTTCTTGAGCTGAGAGGGAAGAGCTATGATAAGGTTCATCCTGGTGATAGCCCTGAAAGTGAGAACTCTAGCCTTGAAATCAGAGATTGCAGGAACATCGCCTCTATTCGTTGCTATCCTAGCAG gggagaggaggaagaagaaggtagAAACTGTGGTAAAAGCCCTTTGAGTGAATACTATCAAGACAGTTCAGATGTAGAGTCTGCTAGTGTTAGTGCTAGTAGACATGAGCATTTTAGTTGTAAGTCTTCTGCTGGGTCCAGTCCTCACGACAGTCCATTAAGGAACAATTTTAGTCCTCTTGGGCGCTTTGTACAGCACGCCAAAGACCTCAGTCCTACTAAGCCAGATCAGAGCCAGGAGGAGGATACGTTGCAAGAACCGTTGGATTTTGAGAACAACGGACGCATCTGGTATCCTCCCCCTCCTGAAGACGAGAACGATGATGCTGAGAGTAACTACTTCGCATATGATGAagacgacgatgatgatgatgttgggGAGACTGCTACCGAGTTTTCATTGAGTAGTAGCTTTGCTAGCCACGCCCCTAAACTAGGAGACAACAGTAATGAGCCTCTTCGGACAGTGGTGCATGACCATTTCCGAGCTCTAGTTGCAGAGTTATTACGCGGAGAGGAGCTTACTCCTTGTGATGACGAGGGCAGTGCTGGTGACTGGCTGGATATAGTCACTGCTTTAGCGTGGCAGGCCGCCACTTTCGTAAAGCCGGATACTCGTGCAGGTGGCAGTATGGATCCTGGGAGCTATGTTAAAATCAAATGTGTAGCATCAGGAAACCAAAACGAAAG CATCCTCATCAGAGGGATAGTGTGCAGCAAGAACATAACGCACAAGCGAATGACGTCTCAATACAAACATCCAAGGCTTCTGCTATTAGCCGGGTCTCTAGAGTATCAACGAGTTGAAGGACAGTTAGCGTCATTTAACACGTTGCTCCAACAGGAAAACGATCATCTCAAGGCGATTATAGCGAAAATAGACTCCCTTCATCCCAATGTTCTCTTGGTAGAGAAAAGCGTATCTTCGTATGCTCAGCAGTACCTTCTAGAGAAGGATATTTCGTTGGTGCTCAATGTGAAAAGGTCGTTGCTGGATCAAATAGCCCGTTGCACCGGTGCTGTTGTTTGCCCTTCTGTAGATAGGATCTCTACAGCTAAGTTGGGGCACTGTGAGGTGTTTAGGACTGAGAAAGTGCTGGAGCAACATGAAGCTGGGAGAAAACCTTCGAGGACATTGATGTACTTTGAAGGTTGTCCTAAGCGTCTAGGTTGCACG GTTGTGCTTAAGGGTAGTTGTCGTGAAGAGCTAAAGAAGGTGAAGCATGTTATTCAGTATGCTGTGTTTGCAGCTTACCACTTATCATTGGAGACATCGTTCCTTGCGGATGAAGGTGCTTCTCTTCCTAAGATTAGACTGAAGCAGCAACCAGGGATGGTGCGGTCGGCTTCAGATAGGAGAATGATTGATGATGGCATCTCCTTAGTAACTCATTCTCCTACAGAAAAAGATCTTCAAGCTTTGATTGATACAGCTGGACAGGAGGAAGATGAAAACACAACACTGGTGCCAGAGAATGAGGACTTTGATCCCACTCTATTATTCTCATCTATGAAATCTTGTGAAGCTGACACTGAGCAATGTGATGCCCTGAATGGAGATTTACCTGACAGTTTGGTAATAAGATCATATTCCTCAACTGATTTGCATGGAGAAGTCACTCAACAGTTGAGAGGTGAAGAGGAGAATCTCGATGAAGATGACATGTCCAGTGAATATTTCTCTGCAGCAGACTCTCACCAGAGCATACTAGTCTCGTTTTCAAGCCGTTGCGTTCTGAAAGGATCAGTATGCGAACGGTCAAGACTCTTGCGGATCAAGTTCTACGGATCCTTTGATAAACCTCTCGGAAAATACTTGAAAGATGATCTCTTCGATCAGACTTCAAGCTGTAGAACGTGCAAGGAGCTGGTTGACGCTCATGTCCTCTGCTACTCTCACCAGAATGGGAATCTTACTATAAACGTTAGACGTCACTCGTCCATGAAGCTTCCTGGTGAACAAGATGGGAAGATATGGATGTGGCATCGGTGCTTAAGATGTGCACATGTAGATGGAGTCCCGCCTGCTACTCGTAGAGTAGTTATGTCTGATGCTGCATGGGGACTCTCCTTTGGGAAGTTTCTTGAACTTAGCTTTTCGAATCATGCTACTGCTAATCGTGTTGCGTCATGTGGTCATTCacttcagagagactgccttcGTTTCTATGG ATTCGGAAACATGGTTGCTTTCTTTAGATACTCTCCTATCAATATACTTACTGTCTTCCTTCCCCCATCAATGCTTGAATTCAACAGCCACCCTCAACCGGAGTGGATACGCACAGAAGCAGCAGAG CTTATGGGTAAGATGCGGACTATGTACGAGGAGGTATCTGGTATGATCAAACGCATGGAAGAGAAGAGCAGTTTACTTGCACCTGAACAGCCTGGAGCCTCTGAACTTCAGAGTCGCATCATGGGATTAAAAGATCAACTcgtaaaagaaaaagatgaataCGAT GACGCCCTGCAACCCATTTTTGAAGAGAGTCTTCGAAACCAAGGGAGTTTGGATATCTTAGAGCTGAATAGACTGAGACGTGCGCTCATGATTGGTTCTCACGCTTGGGATCATCAGCTTTACTTGCTAAGCTCTCAACTCAAAAAAGCAAGCGATGGCCAAAGACTAGAGATGCAGGAGCCTCCAAAGACTGACCAGGAAGGTGCGGATGAAGTGGAAGGGAGAGCTCACTCTGATGGAGAAGCTAACGGTGATGATAACAAACTCTCTCCTGGCTCTTCTCTCTCAGAGAGGATAGATTCAGCGTGGCTAGGCTCGTTTCAGACGGATTCTTCAGCTGTTAGTTCTCCACTCCGGAGGCTGGCAAAGCCAATAAGAGTCCAGTCATTCGACTCAGCGATGCGGTTTCAAGAAAGGATCCAAAAGGGCTTGCCGCCATCTTCTCTGTATCTCTCAGGCATCAGATCTTTCCACGCGTCCGGCGAGTACAGGAACATGGTGAGGGACCCTGTCTCCAACGTGATGAGGACTTACTCCCAGATGTTACCTCTAGAAGTGCAGAAGCTGGATCTCATCGTGGGCTCAGCTCCTACGTACATCTCCTCAGCGTCTCAGATGGCTGATGGGGCTCGGATGTTGATTCCTCAACGTGGCCTCAACGACATTGTGGTTCCTGTGTATGATGATGATCCCGCAAGCGTTGTGTCATATGCTCTCAACTCCAAGGAGTATAAAGAGTGGGTTGTTAACAGAGGCATTGCtaatagtagtagtagtagtaacaAAGAGTCTGAGCCTTCTACGTTCTCCACGTGGCGTTCTCTAGGGTCGATGGATGTTGATTACATTCATCATGCTGTGTATGGATCTTCTCAAGATGATAAGAAGTCTCCTCATTTGACTATTTCCTTCAGCGACcgctcttcctcttcctctggtGCAAATGAAGGGAAGGTGAAGTTCTCTGTGACGTGTTATTTCGCGAAGCAGTTCGACGCTCTGAGAAAGACGTGCTGTCCGACGGAGGTGGACTTTGTGAGGTCGTTGAGCCGGTGTCAGAGATGGTGTGCCCAGGGAGGGAAAAGCAATGTTTACTTCGCCAAGTCATTGGACGAGAggtttattataaaacaagtcGTCAAAACGGAGCTTGATTCTTTTGAGGATTTTGCAACTGAATACTTCAAGTATATGAAGGAGTCTCTCAGTTCAGGGAGCCCCACTTGTCTAGCTAAGATCCTCGGTATCTATCAG GTCTCTATTAAACACTCAAAAGGTGGAAAAGAAACGAAAATGGATCTTATGGTGATGGAGAATCTCTTCTACAACAGGAGAATATCAAGAATCTATGATCTCAAGGGATCTGCACGGTCACGGTACAATCCAAACACATCTGGAGTTTTGCTTGACATGAATCTTCTTGAGGCACTACGGACAGAACCAATATTCTTGGGAAGCAAGGCAAAGAGAAGCTTGGAGAGAGCTATATGGAACGACACAAGCTTCTTAGCT ACTGTGGATGTAATGGACTATTCATTGCTGGTTGGGTTCGACGAAGACCGTAAGGAGCTGGTTCTTGGAATCATAGACTTCATGAGACAGTACACATGGGACAAGCACCTTGAGACTTGGGTGAAAGCTTCAGGGATTCTGGGTGGACCCAAAAACGCTGCTCCGACCATAATCTCGCCAAAACAGTACAAGAAGAGGTTTCGAAAGGCCATGACCACTTATTTTCTAACGGTTCCTGAGCCATGGAACTCCTGA
- the BNAC06G32160D gene encoding uncharacterized protein At1g66480 gives MGNSLGSKKTAKIMKITGESFKMQTPVRAGTVVKDFPGHVLLESESVKHFGIRAKPLDPNQNLESKRLYFMVELPRTWKERAPRRVRSGIQMSAKERLENLKLSRRSSSDLSVMKNKEVDEEEREVMTSVKLRLPKWKVEKLRKESESGSDFSDKITALCLLNIQRQRLLHNGGRSFGIGDEEGCVKAQEVINSF, from the exons ATGGGTAATAGCTTGGGAAGCAAGAAAACTGCCAAGATCATGAAGATCACTGGCGAGAGTTTCAAGATGCAAACTCCTGTGAGAGCTGGTACGGTTGTTAAAGACTTTCCCGGCCACGTTCTCTTGGAATCTGAATCCGTGAAGCATTTTGGAATCAGAGCAAAGCCTTTGGATCCTAACCAGAACTTGGAATCCAAAAGGCTTTATTTCATGGTGGAACTTCCTAG AACATGGAAGGAGAGAGCACCGAGAAGGGTTCGGTCAGGAATCCAGATGAGTGCAAAGGAGAGGCTAGAGAATCTGAAGCTGTCTCGTAGATCATCTTCTGATCTCTCGGTAATGAAGAACAAGgaggttgatgaagaagagagagaagtgaTGACTAGCGTCAAGTTGAGGTTACCGAAGTGGAAAGTGGAGAAACTGAGGAAAGAGAGTGAGAGTGGCTCTGATTTCTCAGACAAGATCACAGCTCTTTGTCTCCTCAACATTCAGAGACAACGTTTGCTTCATAATGGAGGAAGAAGCTTTGGGATTGGAGATGAAGAAGGTTGTGTCAAAGCACAAGAGGTGATCAATtctttttag